A portion of the Oncorhynchus clarkii lewisi isolate Uvic-CL-2024 chromosome 27, UVic_Ocla_1.0, whole genome shotgun sequence genome contains these proteins:
- the LOC139386315 gene encoding P2Y purinoceptor 1-like, protein MTTTDLNLTSLLNVSDLHKATQGGCSLTGTGFQFYYLPTVYILVFVTGLVGNSLSIWMFVCHMRPWSSISVYMFNLALADFCYVLSLPFLIFYYFNKTDWIFGDVLCRLQRFIFHVNLYGSILFLTCISVHRYTGVVHPLKSLGRLKKKNAVLTSALVWVVVVASISPILYYSRTGQKRNATTCYDTTTEDELPGYFIYSMCLTVFGFCIPFIIILGCYGMIVKALICNDMNNAPLRRKSIHLVIIVLAVFAVSYLPFHVMKNLNMRARLYFQVPDMCDFNNRVYATYQVTRGLASLNSCVDPVLYFLAGDTFRRKLSRATIKQSKKGELPLQSKSEETALNSLPEYVKNRDG, encoded by the coding sequence atgacaacaacagatCTGAACCTGACATCTCTCCTGAATGTGTCTGATCTCCACAAGGCAACACAGGGGGGATGTTCCCTGACCGGGACAGGCTTCCAGTTCTACTATCTGCCCACCGTGTACATCCTGGTGTTCGTCACCGGCCTGGTGGGGAACAGTCTGTCCATCTGGATGTTTGTCTGCCACATGAGACCCTGGAGCAGCATCTCCGTGTACATGTTTAACCTGGCCCTGGCCGACTTCTGCTACGTCCTCTCCTTGCCCTTCCTCATCTTCTACTACTTTAATAAGACCGACTGGATATTCGGGGACGTTCTATGCCGACTGCAGAGGTTTATATTCCACGTCAATCTGTACGGCAGCATCCTGTTCCTGACCTGTATCAGTGTCCACAGGTACACAGGAGTGGTCCACCCGCTCAAGTCTCTGGGAAGGCTCAAGAAGAAGAACGCTGTGCTGACCAGCGCCCTGGTCTGGGTCGTGGTCGTAGCGAGTATCTCTCCCATCCTCTACTACTCTAGGACGGGGCAGAAACGGAACGCCACCACGTGCTACGACACGACCACGGAGGATGAGCTGCCGGGTTACTTCATCTATAGCATGTGTTTGACCGTGTTCGGCTTCTGCATCCCCTTCATCATAATCCTGGGTTGCTATGGGATGATCGTCAAGGCGCTGATCTGTAACGACATGAACAACGCCCCGTTACGGCGTAAGTCCATCCACCTGGTGATTATCGTGCTGGCCGTGTTCGCTGTGTCCTACCTGCCCTTTCACGTGATGAAGAACCTGAACATGCGAGCCCGGCTGTACTTCCAGGTCCCGGACATGTGTGACTTTAATAACCGGGTGTACGCCACCTACCAGGTGACGCGGGGACTGGCCAGCCTCAACAGCTGTGTGGACCCGGTCCTCTACTTCCTGGCTGGGGACACGTTCAGGAGGAAGTTGTCCAGAGCTACTATAAAACAATCCAAGAAGGGGGAGCTCCCACTGCAGTCCAAGAGTGAAGAGACGGCGCTCAACAGCCTGCCGGAGTATGTCAAGAACAGAGATGGATAG